The Amycolatopsis sp. DG1A-15b genome window below encodes:
- a CDS encoding PA containing protein: MTTDNHIAAPSFDRMRNMLVRAAEVRESEQQQIFDALDDIYARLAPVDSLGAVRKRLSEMPDRTEVSVLAERLDETMSRLEAQDAAIAALTRAVESIVDKLAKPFAQLDGRLDGVAARFEGVAGRMDGLEDKLQNIHRRIDEVGGHLDKQDAKIESLPQSVTGPVRERIEQTEAALRERVDHADHELRGKVDELSRVTQERVGELGRTTHERIDANTEALKVALTETGEMIDASDRLENLGNRLETVTTRLDDLASRLDKVEDGFLSGIGDLDGALKAGLSKVEGTLSKQPDTDSVDSLVRKSNDESVRRIGGQLDEAMATFAELMLGGGPAVQQISPPPPAPRQPRRSSRNGRAPKPADVKGKTGEGSEEPTE; encoded by the coding sequence GTGACCACTGACAACCACATTGCCGCCCCGTCCTTCGACCGGATGCGCAACATGCTGGTGCGCGCGGCCGAAGTGCGTGAGAGCGAGCAGCAGCAGATCTTCGACGCGCTCGACGACATCTACGCCCGCCTCGCGCCAGTGGACTCGCTGGGCGCGGTCCGCAAGCGGCTCTCCGAGATGCCCGACCGCACCGAGGTCAGCGTCCTGGCCGAGCGCCTCGACGAGACGATGTCCCGCCTCGAAGCGCAGGACGCGGCCATCGCCGCCCTGACCCGCGCGGTCGAGAGCATCGTCGACAAGCTCGCCAAGCCCTTCGCGCAGCTCGACGGCCGCCTCGACGGCGTCGCCGCGCGCTTCGAGGGCGTCGCGGGCCGGATGGACGGGCTCGAGGACAAGCTCCAGAACATCCACCGCCGGATCGACGAGGTGGGCGGGCACCTCGACAAGCAGGACGCGAAGATCGAGTCGCTGCCGCAGTCGGTCACCGGCCCGGTCCGCGAGCGGATCGAGCAGACCGAGGCGGCGCTGCGCGAGCGCGTCGACCACGCCGACCACGAACTGCGGGGCAAGGTCGACGAGCTGAGCCGCGTCACGCAGGAGCGCGTCGGCGAGCTGGGCCGCACCACGCACGAGCGGATCGACGCCAACACCGAGGCGCTCAAGGTCGCGCTGACCGAGACCGGCGAGATGATCGACGCGTCCGACCGGCTGGAGAACCTGGGCAACCGCCTCGAAACGGTCACCACCCGCCTGGACGACCTGGCTTCCCGCCTCGACAAGGTGGAGGACGGCTTCCTGTCCGGCATCGGCGACCTCGACGGCGCGCTCAAGGCGGGGCTGTCGAAGGTCGAGGGCACGCTGTCGAAGCAGCCGGACACCGACTCGGTGGACTCGCTGGTCCGCAAGAGCAACGACGAGAGCGTCCGCCGCATCGGCGGCCAGCTCGACGAGGCGATGGCGACGTTCGCGGAGCTGATGCTCGGCGGCGGCCCGGCGGTCCAGCAGATCTCCCCGCCCCCGCCGGCCCCGCGCCAGCCGCGCCGCAGCTCCCGCAACGGCCGCGCCCCGAAGCCGGCCGATGTGAAGGGCAAGACGGGCGAAGGCTCCGAAGAACCCACGGAGTAA
- a CDS encoding thymidine phosphorylase has product MSGFAAVDVIRAKRDGGTLSDEQIDWVVDAYTRGEVAEEQMSALAMAIFLRGMTSAEISRWTHAMIESGERLSLSVTRPTVDKHSTGGVGDKITLPLAPLVAACGAAVPQLSGRGLGHTGGTLDKLESIPGWRAALSTSEILAQLEDVGAVVCAATSGLAPADKKLYALRDVTSTVESIPLIASSIMSKKIAEGASGLVLDVKFGSGAFMKTLDQARALAGALTSIGADHGVPTTALLTDMNVPLGRAVGNAVEVAESVDVLQGGGPADVVELTLALAREMLALADLDVDPAAVLASGEAYEVWCRMISAQGGDPSAPLPTPSHVHTVVAPASGVLASLDAYAVGVAAWRLGAGRARKEDPVQAAAGILCLAKPGDRVSEGDPLLELHTDTPSAVPAALSALDGGFTIASSAPEPGPIVVETIRG; this is encoded by the coding sequence GTGAGCGGGTTCGCGGCGGTCGACGTCATCCGGGCGAAGCGGGACGGCGGCACGCTTTCCGACGAGCAGATCGACTGGGTCGTCGACGCCTACACGCGCGGTGAGGTCGCCGAAGAGCAGATGTCGGCGCTGGCCATGGCGATCTTCCTGCGGGGGATGACTTCGGCCGAGATCTCCCGCTGGACGCACGCGATGATCGAGTCCGGCGAGCGGCTGTCGCTTTCCGTTACCCGGCCCACTGTCGACAAGCATTCGACGGGCGGTGTCGGCGACAAGATCACGCTGCCGCTGGCGCCGCTGGTGGCGGCGTGCGGTGCGGCGGTGCCGCAGCTGTCCGGGCGCGGGCTCGGCCACACGGGCGGGACGCTCGACAAGCTGGAGTCGATTCCCGGCTGGCGGGCTGCACTGTCCACTTCGGAAATCCTGGCTCAGCTGGAGGACGTCGGCGCCGTGGTCTGCGCGGCGACGTCCGGGCTGGCGCCGGCCGACAAGAAGCTGTACGCGCTGCGGGACGTGACGTCGACGGTGGAGTCGATCCCGCTGATCGCCAGCTCGATCATGAGCAAGAAGATCGCCGAAGGCGCGTCCGGGCTGGTCCTGGACGTGAAGTTCGGGTCGGGCGCGTTCATGAAGACCCTCGACCAGGCGCGGGCGCTGGCTGGTGCCTTGACCTCGATCGGTGCCGACCACGGCGTCCCGACGACGGCGTTGCTGACCGACATGAACGTCCCGCTGGGCCGGGCGGTCGGGAACGCGGTGGAGGTCGCGGAGTCGGTCGACGTGCTCCAGGGCGGTGGGCCCGCGGACGTCGTCGAACTGACGCTCGCCTTGGCGCGGGAGATGCTGGCTCTCGCCGATCTCGACGTGGACCCGGCCGCGGTGCTGGCTTCGGGTGAGGCGTACGAGGTCTGGTGCCGGATGATCTCGGCCCAGGGCGGCGACCCGTCGGCGCCGCTGCCGACGCCCTCTCACGTGCACACGGTCGTCGCTCCGGCTTCGGGCGTGCTGGCTTCGCTGGACGCGTACGCGGTGGGCGTCGCGGCATGGCGCCTCGGCGCGGGCCGGGCCCGCAAGGAGGACCCGGTCCAAGCGGCGGCGGGCATCCTGTGCCTGGCCAAGCCGGGGGACCGCGTCTCCGAGGGTGACCCGCTGCTGGAACTCCACACGGACACGCCGTCCGCGGTCCCGGCGGCCTTGTCCGCTCTCGATGGCGGCTTCACGATCGCTTCGTCGGCGCCCGAGCCGGGCCCGATCGTCGTGGAGACGATCCGCGGCTAG
- a CDS encoding cytidine deaminase translates to MSTVDWDALRSRAIEAASHAYAPYSGLHVGVAGIVDDGRVVTGCNVENASYGLGLCAECTMAGQLRLSGGGRLVAVACRSGAGDLLMPCGRCRQILFELGGSSCLVDTPSGILPMSDVLPDAFGPDDLP, encoded by the coding sequence ATGTCCACAGTAGACTGGGATGCGCTCCGCTCTCGCGCGATCGAGGCCGCTTCCCACGCGTACGCGCCATATTCTGGCCTGCACGTGGGGGTGGCCGGGATCGTCGACGACGGCCGGGTGGTGACCGGGTGCAACGTCGAAAACGCTTCCTACGGGCTCGGGCTGTGCGCGGAGTGCACGATGGCCGGGCAGCTGCGGCTGTCCGGCGGCGGGCGCCTGGTCGCCGTGGCGTGCCGCAGTGGCGCTGGTGACCTGCTGATGCCGTGCGGACGCTGCCGGCAGATCCTGTTCGAGCTGGGCGGGTCTTCCTGCCTGGTGGACACGCCGAGCGGGATCCTGCCGATGTCCGACGTCCTGCCGGACGCCTTCGGCCCGGACGACCTGCCGTGA
- a CDS encoding primosomal protein: MAQDIIPIELGLPQGDVVTLWAPRWREDGEEWEAFLGDEDDLYAFADAAHLAAFVRTSERHDLLDHPAWDAVPSLNVPELIPDEDHTYDLVGVPELVAEEPDVWHIAELAEIVGIVRSLADVCDLEEVHEILDSTEGFSLLDQGTLPFTGSVGAQVWNDLSETVSQKWDTVLDAIDGLVTQPEVDEKVLEQTAEELAAFHEESAEAEAGAEGEEDLEALDSDSPESDDDAVEDEGPVGFWAEVGIDPIKIITSGAEYYTLRCYLDDAPVFLGSEGEIDVFTSTGALARALADGKDLADTDLADVSTWDEVLAKATAGELEIEVDPENTYVLTGLDADIAEGPEAIDPTQLELAVELITDAADWAGDDTAETALAGNESLGWLVSFVLRPDPTRLEPSAPFDAEQGAWRKLVETFENRLTVA, encoded by the coding sequence ATGGCACAGGACATCATCCCGATCGAACTCGGCCTGCCGCAGGGCGACGTCGTCACCCTGTGGGCGCCGCGCTGGCGGGAAGACGGCGAGGAGTGGGAAGCGTTCCTCGGCGACGAGGACGACCTGTACGCCTTCGCCGACGCCGCTCACCTGGCCGCGTTCGTCCGCACGTCCGAGCGGCACGACCTGCTGGACCACCCGGCCTGGGACGCGGTGCCGTCGCTGAACGTGCCGGAGCTGATCCCGGACGAGGACCACACGTACGACCTCGTCGGCGTGCCGGAGCTCGTCGCCGAGGAGCCGGACGTCTGGCACATCGCGGAGCTGGCGGAGATCGTCGGCATCGTGCGGTCGCTCGCCGACGTCTGCGACCTCGAAGAGGTCCACGAGATCCTCGACTCGACCGAGGGCTTCTCGCTGCTCGACCAGGGCACGCTGCCGTTCACCGGAAGCGTCGGCGCCCAGGTGTGGAACGACCTGTCCGAGACGGTGTCGCAGAAGTGGGACACCGTGCTCGACGCGATCGACGGCCTGGTGACCCAGCCGGAGGTCGACGAGAAGGTGCTGGAGCAGACGGCCGAGGAGCTGGCGGCGTTCCACGAGGAGTCCGCGGAGGCCGAGGCCGGCGCCGAGGGCGAAGAGGACCTCGAGGCGCTGGACTCCGATTCTCCGGAGTCGGACGACGACGCGGTCGAGGACGAGGGCCCGGTCGGCTTCTGGGCCGAGGTCGGCATCGACCCGATCAAGATCATCACGTCCGGCGCGGAGTACTACACGCTGCGCTGCTACCTCGACGACGCCCCGGTGTTCCTGGGCAGTGAGGGCGAGATCGACGTGTTCACGTCCACGGGGGCGCTCGCCCGCGCCCTCGCCGACGGCAAGGACCTGGCCGACACCGACCTCGCGGACGTGTCCACGTGGGACGAGGTCCTGGCGAAGGCGACGGCGGGCGAGCTCGAGATCGAGGTCGACCCGGAGAACACGTACGTCCTGACGGGCCTGGACGCCGACATCGCGGAGGGCCCGGAGGCGATCGACCCGACCCAGCTGGAGCTGGCGGTCGAGCTGATCACGGACGCGGCGGATTGGGCGGGCGACGACACGGCCGAGACGGCACTGGCGGGCAACGAAAGCCTGGGCTGGCTGGTGTCCTTCGTCCTCCGCCCGGACCCGACGCGCCTGGAGCCGTCGGCGCCGTTCGACGCGGAGCAGGGCGCGTGGCGGAAGCTCGTCGAAACTTTCGAGAACCGCCTGACGGTGGCTTGA
- a CDS encoding MFS transporter — translation MAQVGSGADEQLRTSSRRWLILALGLAAQTASCSFLYGIPFLVPAMRAAEGLTLAEAGTVVAAPSIGLLFTLIVWGAAADRYGERLIMALGLGVSGLLLVYAGVGNHPVGLLFGVFLAAGACTASVNAASGRVVMGWFAKSERGVAMGIRQTAQPLGVGVAALGLPPLAAHFGFRAAILLPAGLAIAVALLVAWLVTDPPRPPRPASGEKPPSPYRHATLWRVHGASALLVVPQFAVSAFAPVYLVAVQHWSPLSAGWYLAVVQVLGAAGRLGSGWWSDRVGSRLRPMRQLAVSSCLVMLLVALGDVSWPWLVLLALALAGVITVADNGLGFTASAELAGLAWSGRAMGTQNTGQNIAASLTPPLLGLVIGDSRYALAFCVAAVFPALAVLVVPVRAEHPEP, via the coding sequence ATGGCGCAGGTCGGAAGCGGTGCGGACGAGCAGCTTCGGACGAGTTCACGGCGGTGGCTCATCCTCGCGCTCGGCCTTGCCGCGCAGACCGCGAGCTGCTCGTTCCTCTACGGCATCCCGTTCCTGGTCCCGGCCATGCGCGCCGCCGAGGGGCTGACGCTGGCCGAGGCCGGCACGGTCGTCGCGGCACCCAGCATCGGGCTGTTGTTCACCCTGATCGTGTGGGGCGCGGCTGCGGACCGTTACGGAGAGCGCCTCATCATGGCGCTGGGCCTGGGCGTCTCGGGGTTACTCCTGGTGTACGCCGGGGTAGGAAATCACCCGGTCGGGCTCCTCTTTGGGGTGTTTTTGGCGGCCGGCGCCTGTACGGCTTCGGTGAACGCGGCGAGCGGTCGCGTCGTGATGGGCTGGTTCGCGAAGTCCGAGCGGGGCGTGGCGATGGGGATCCGCCAGACGGCCCAGCCGCTCGGCGTGGGCGTCGCCGCGTTGGGCCTGCCCCCGCTGGCCGCGCACTTCGGCTTCCGGGCGGCGATCCTGCTGCCGGCCGGGCTGGCGATCGCGGTGGCGCTGCTGGTGGCGTGGCTGGTGACGGACCCGCCCCGGCCGCCTCGCCCGGCTTCAGGGGAGAAGCCGCCTTCGCCGTACCGGCACGCGACGCTGTGGCGGGTGCACGGGGCGAGCGCGCTGCTGGTGGTGCCGCAGTTCGCGGTGTCGGCCTTCGCGCCGGTGTACCTGGTGGCCGTGCAGCACTGGAGCCCGCTGTCGGCGGGCTGGTACCTGGCGGTGGTCCAGGTGCTGGGCGCTGCCGGGCGCCTGGGGTCGGGCTGGTGGTCGGACCGGGTCGGCAGCCGCCTGCGCCCGATGCGTCAGCTGGCGGTTTCGAGTTGCCTGGTCATGCTGCTGGTCGCGCTCGGGGACGTTTCGTGGCCCTGGCTGGTGCTGCTGGCGCTGGCCCTGGCGGGGGTGATCACGGTGGCGGACAACGGCCTCGGCTTCACGGCTTCGGCCGAGCTGGCGGGCTTGGCGTGGTCCGGGCGCGCGATGGGCACGCAGAACACGGGCCAGAACATCGCGGCCTCCCTGACCCCGCCGCTGCTGGGCCTGGTGATCGGCGACAGCAGGTACGCACTGGCCTTCTGCGTGGCGGCGGTGTTCCCGGCCCTGGCGGTGCTGGTGGTCCCGGTCCGCGCCGAACACCCAGAGCCGTGA
- a CDS encoding DEAD/DEAH box helicase, which produces MTLTDLLPADPDPDALFEAFTTWTAERGIELYPAQEEAVMEVVSGSNVILSTPTGSGKSLVAVGAHFTALAQGRRSYYTAPIKALVSEKFFQLIDIFGADSVGMMTGDSSVNPDAPIICCTAEILANIALRFGADAPVGQVVADEFHFYSEPDRGWAWQVPILELPKAQFVLMSATLGDVSFFEKDLTRRTGKPTAVVTSAQRPVPLTFRYALTPLHETMSELLNGGQAPVYVVHFSQAAAIERAQTLMSINVTSKAEKEAIAELIGDFRFAAGFGKTLSRLVRHGIGVHHAGMLPKYRRLVETLAQSGLLKVICGTDTLGVGINVPIRTVVFSALTKYDGVRQRHLKAREFHQIAGRAGRAGYDTDGYVVVQAPDHVVENAKALEKAGDDPKKKKKIVRKKAPEGFVNWTESTFDRLIAADPEPLTSSFKVTHSMLLNVISRPGNAFDSMRHLLEDNHEDRASQRKLILRAIAIYRALLAAGVVERLSEPDEQGRIIRLTVDLQFDFALNQPLSPFALAAIELFDLESPSYALDVVSTVESTVDNPRPVLSQQQFKARGEAVQAMKAEGIEYDERMELLENVSYPKPLEELLQGAFHSYRQGHPWVDDYELSPKSVVRDMYERAMNFVEYIGFYQLARSEGLVLRYLTDVYDSLRHTVPDEAKTEPLQDLIEWLGELVRQVDSSLLDEWEALRHPDEEGPVSKRPPSEPPAVTRNERAFRVLVRNELFRRVELFGRRAWNVLGELDAASGWDAEAWQEAIEGYFEEYETLGTGPDARGPALLLIEQLPDVWKVRQIFDDPAGDHDWGISAEVDLAASDEAGMAVVRVTEVGAH; this is translated from the coding sequence ATGACTCTCACAGACCTCCTGCCTGCGGATCCCGACCCCGACGCCCTCTTCGAAGCCTTCACGACCTGGACGGCCGAACGGGGCATCGAGCTGTACCCGGCGCAGGAGGAGGCGGTGATGGAGGTCGTCTCCGGATCGAACGTCATCCTCTCGACGCCGACCGGCTCCGGGAAGAGCCTCGTCGCCGTCGGCGCGCACTTCACCGCGCTCGCCCAGGGCCGCCGCAGCTACTACACCGCGCCCATCAAAGCCCTCGTTTCGGAGAAGTTCTTCCAGCTCATCGACATCTTCGGCGCCGACAGCGTCGGGATGATGACCGGCGACTCCAGCGTCAACCCGGACGCCCCGATCATCTGCTGCACGGCCGAAATCCTGGCGAACATCGCGTTGCGGTTCGGTGCGGACGCCCCGGTCGGGCAGGTCGTCGCCGACGAGTTCCACTTCTACTCCGAGCCCGACCGCGGCTGGGCGTGGCAGGTGCCCATCCTCGAGCTGCCGAAGGCCCAGTTCGTCCTGATGTCGGCGACCTTGGGCGACGTGTCCTTCTTCGAGAAGGACCTCACCCGCCGCACCGGCAAGCCGACCGCCGTGGTCACGTCGGCGCAGCGCCCGGTGCCGCTGACCTTCCGGTACGCGCTGACGCCGCTGCACGAGACCATGTCCGAGCTGCTCAACGGCGGCCAGGCGCCGGTCTACGTCGTGCACTTCTCGCAGGCCGCGGCCATCGAGCGGGCGCAGACGCTGATGAGCATCAACGTGACGTCGAAGGCCGAAAAGGAGGCCATCGCCGAGCTGATCGGCGACTTCCGGTTCGCCGCCGGCTTCGGCAAGACGCTCTCGCGGCTGGTCCGCCACGGCATCGGCGTCCACCACGCCGGGATGCTGCCCAAGTACCGCCGGCTGGTCGAGACCCTGGCCCAGTCGGGGCTGCTCAAGGTGATCTGCGGGACCGACACGCTCGGCGTCGGCATCAACGTGCCGATCCGGACGGTCGTCTTCTCCGCGCTGACGAAGTACGACGGCGTCCGCCAGCGCCACCTCAAGGCCCGCGAGTTCCACCAGATCGCCGGCCGGGCCGGGCGCGCGGGCTACGACACCGACGGCTACGTCGTGGTGCAGGCCCCCGACCACGTCGTCGAGAACGCGAAGGCGCTGGAGAAGGCGGGCGACGACCCGAAGAAGAAAAAGAAGATCGTCCGGAAGAAGGCCCCGGAGGGGTTCGTCAACTGGACCGAGAGCACGTTCGACCGGCTCATCGCCGCCGACCCGGAGCCGCTGACGTCCAGCTTCAAGGTCACGCACTCGATGCTGCTGAACGTGATTTCGCGGCCGGGCAACGCGTTCGACTCGATGCGGCACCTGCTCGAGGACAACCACGAGGACCGCGCGTCGCAGCGCAAGCTCATCCTGCGCGCCATCGCGATCTACCGGGCCCTGCTCGCCGCCGGCGTCGTCGAACGACTGTCCGAACCGGACGAACAGGGCCGGATCATCCGGCTCACCGTCGACCTGCAGTTCGACTTCGCGCTCAACCAGCCGCTTTCGCCGTTCGCGCTGGCCGCGATCGAGCTGTTCGACCTCGAGTCGCCGAGCTACGCGCTCGACGTCGTGTCCACTGTGGAATCCACGGTGGACAACCCGCGGCCGGTGCTCTCGCAGCAGCAGTTCAAGGCGCGCGGCGAGGCCGTGCAGGCGATGAAGGCCGAAGGCATCGAGTACGACGAGCGGATGGAGCTGCTGGAGAACGTCAGCTACCCGAAGCCGCTCGAGGAGCTGCTGCAGGGCGCGTTCCACAGCTACCGGCAGGGCCACCCGTGGGTCGACGACTACGAGCTGTCGCCGAAGTCGGTCGTGCGGGACATGTACGAGCGCGCGATGAACTTCGTCGAGTACATCGGCTTCTACCAGCTGGCCCGGTCCGAGGGCCTGGTGCTGCGCTACCTCACGGACGTCTACGACTCCCTGCGCCACACGGTCCCGGACGAGGCGAAGACCGAGCCGCTGCAGGACCTCATCGAGTGGCTCGGCGAGCTCGTCCGGCAGGTCGACTCCAGCCTGCTCGACGAGTGGGAAGCCCTGCGCCACCCGGACGAGGAGGGCCCGGTCTCGAAGCGGCCGCCGTCCGAGCCGCCGGCCGTCACCCGCAACGAGCGCGCCTTCCGCGTCCTGGTGCGCAACGAGCTGTTCCGCCGGGTCGAGCTGTTCGGGCGCCGGGCGTGGAACGTGCTCGGCGAGCTCGACGCGGCGTCCGGGTGGGACGCCGAGGCGTGGCAGGAAGCGATCGAGGGCTACTTCGAGGAGTACGAGACGCTCGGCACCGGCCCGGACGCGCGCGGCCCGGCGCTGCTGCTGATCGAGCAGCTGCCGGACGTGTGGAAGGTGCGCCAGATCTTCGACGACCCGGCGGGCGACCACGACTGGGGCATCAGCGCGGAGGTCGACCTGGCCGCGTCCGACGAGGCCGGGATGGCGGTGGTCCGGGTGACCGAGGTGGGTGCGCACTAG
- a CDS encoding adenosine deaminase, with product MPDESPVLPTETLRRAPKVLLHDHLDGGLRPATVAELADATGYAGLPTTDPAELGTWFRRAADSGSLVSYLETFAHTCGVMQTEESLVRVAAEAVEDLAADGVVYAEVRYAPELFVERGLSLDAVVEAVQAGFTEGTRRVAANGGTIRVATLLCAMRQHARALEIANLAVRYRDAGVAGFDIAGPEDGFPPTRNLDAFEYLRQNNAHFTIHAGEAFGLPSIWEAIQHCGAERLGHGVRIAEDVKTDPDGTVHLGRLAAYVRDRRIPLEICPTSNVQTGTVRSLAEHPIGLLAKLRFRVTVNTDNRLMSGCTMTSEFAALHETFGYGIDDFRWFTINAMKSAFIDFDARLALIDDVIKPGYAALT from the coding sequence ATGCCTGACGAAAGCCCTGTTCTGCCCACCGAGACACTCCGCCGCGCGCCCAAGGTGCTGCTGCACGACCACCTCGACGGCGGCCTGCGCCCGGCGACCGTCGCCGAGCTCGCCGACGCGACCGGTTATGCCGGTCTGCCCACCACCGACCCGGCCGAGCTGGGCACCTGGTTCCGCCGTGCGGCCGACTCCGGCTCACTCGTTTCCTACCTCGAGACGTTCGCGCACACCTGCGGAGTGATGCAAACGGAGGAATCCCTGGTCAGGGTCGCCGCGGAGGCGGTGGAGGACCTGGCCGCCGACGGCGTCGTCTACGCCGAGGTGCGCTACGCACCGGAGTTGTTCGTCGAACGCGGTCTGTCACTCGATGCGGTGGTCGAGGCTGTCCAGGCGGGGTTCACGGAGGGCACCCGGCGAGTGGCCGCGAACGGCGGCACCATCCGCGTCGCGACGTTGCTCTGCGCGATGCGTCAGCACGCCCGGGCGCTCGAGATCGCGAACCTGGCCGTCCGCTACCGGGACGCCGGTGTGGCCGGGTTCGACATCGCCGGTCCCGAGGACGGATTTCCGCCGACCCGCAATCTCGACGCGTTCGAATATCTGCGTCAGAACAATGCGCACTTCACCATTCACGCGGGCGAAGCCTTCGGTTTGCCGTCCATTTGGGAAGCGATTCAGCACTGCGGCGCCGAGCGGCTCGGGCACGGCGTGCGCATCGCCGAGGACGTCAAGACCGACCCGGACGGCACGGTCCACCTTGGACGGTTGGCCGCGTACGTCCGCGACCGCCGCATCCCCCTGGAGATCTGCCCGACGTCGAACGTCCAAACAGGCACCGTCCGCTCGCTCGCCGAGCACCCCATCGGCCTGCTCGCCAAGCTGCGCTTCCGGGTGACCGTGAACACGGACAACCGGCTGATGAGCGGATGCACGATGACCAGCGAATTCGCCGCGCTGCACGAGACGTTCGGCTATGGTATCGACGACTTCCGCTGGTTCACCATCAACGCGATGAAATCCGCGTTCATCGATTTCGACGCCCGGCTCGCGCTGATCGACGACGTCATCAAGCCCGGGTACGCCGCGCTGACCTGA
- a CDS encoding helix-turn-helix domain-containing protein, giving the protein MDFLADCRTRLAFDLVANTWNPVVVWALRDGPRRHVDLRRAIGGISAKVLTETLRRLEFDGLVERCEGAYALTSLGRTLLGPIEGFGRWAAEHGDDVVAAQTRAGRSA; this is encoded by the coding sequence ATGGACTTCCTCGCGGATTGCCGGACGCGGCTCGCGTTCGACCTGGTCGCCAACACGTGGAACCCGGTGGTGGTCTGGGCGTTGCGCGACGGTCCGCGGCGGCACGTCGACCTGCGGCGCGCCATCGGCGGGATCAGCGCGAAGGTGCTGACGGAAACCCTGCGGCGCCTGGAATTCGATGGTCTCGTCGAGCGGTGCGAAGGCGCGTACGCGCTCACGTCGTTGGGGAGGACGCTGCTGGGGCCGATCGAGGGCTTCGGGCGCTGGGCTGCCGAGCACGGCGACGACGTCGTCGCCGCTCAAACCCGAGCAGGCCGATCAGCATGA